A genomic stretch from Rhodothermales bacterium includes:
- the era gene encoding GTPase Era: protein MSDESPALPDDLPDAEPDAAEQATDATPELPDAEPAFAFDPATHRSGYVALVGPPNVGKSTLMNALVGQKLSIVTAKPSTTRHRVLGILSGDDYQVVFLDTPGIVRPQYRLHDAMMHAVDFAVADADVLLFMVDASHHGVPDKALEKIAERPALLLLNKIDLIAQEEALPLVERFTALRAFDAVIPISAQKGFNLDTLLEQILQRLPQGPPYYPKDQLSEHPERFFVSEIIREKIFDLYREEIPYSTQVNIVTYEERPGNKDFIDAEIVVERDTQKGIIIGKGGSGLKRLGQTARRDIEAFVGKPVYLQLHVKARADWRNREGFLRSYGYNV from the coding sequence ATGTCCGACGAATCCCCCGCCCTCCCCGACGACCTCCCCGACGCCGAGCCCGACGCAGCCGAGCAGGCAACCGACGCGACGCCCGAGTTGCCCGACGCTGAGCCCGCGTTCGCCTTCGACCCGGCGACGCACCGGAGCGGCTACGTCGCGCTCGTCGGCCCGCCGAACGTGGGGAAGTCGACGCTGATGAACGCGCTCGTCGGGCAGAAGCTCTCCATCGTCACGGCCAAGCCGAGCACGACGCGCCACCGCGTCCTCGGCATCCTCTCCGGCGACGACTACCAGGTCGTGTTCCTCGACACGCCCGGGATCGTCCGCCCGCAGTACCGGCTCCACGACGCGATGATGCACGCCGTCGACTTCGCCGTCGCCGACGCCGACGTGCTGCTCTTTATGGTGGACGCCTCGCACCACGGCGTGCCCGACAAGGCGCTCGAAAAGATTGCCGAGCGGCCCGCGCTCCTGCTGCTGAACAAGATCGACCTCATCGCTCAGGAGGAGGCGCTCCCGCTCGTCGAGCGGTTCACCGCGCTGCGCGCCTTCGACGCCGTCATCCCGATCTCGGCCCAGAAGGGGTTCAACCTCGACACCCTCCTGGAGCAGATCCTGCAGCGGCTCCCGCAGGGCCCGCCGTACTACCCGAAAGACCAGCTCTCCGAGCACCCAGAGCGGTTCTTCGTCTCCGAGATCATCCGCGAGAAGATCTTCGATCTCTACCGCGAGGAGATCCCGTACTCGACGCAGGTGAACATCGTGACCTACGAGGAGCGGCCCGGCAACAAGGACTTCATCGACGCCGAGATCGTGGTCGAGCGCGACACGCAGAAGGGCATCATCATCGGGAAGGGCGGGAGCGGGCTGAAGCGGCTCGGGCAGACGGCGCGACGGGACATCGAGGCGTTCGTCGGCAAGCCGGTCTACCTCCAACTCCACGTCAAAGCGCGCGCCGACTGGCGCAACCGCGAGGGCTTCCTCCGCTCGTACGGCTACAACGTGTAG
- the rsmD gene encoding 16S rRNA (guanine(966)-N(2))-methyltransferase RsmD: MRIIGGTFRGHRLRAPKGPTRPTTDRTREAIFNLLQSRVALHDVRVLDLFAGSGALGLEALSRGAASATFVEQGGAALGTIRQNADALGVAARCSLHRADALRFLAVEPAMRYDLVLADPPYDLDALERLPDLILPHVAAEGLLVLEHGDNVGFDAHPALEMSRAYGQTVVSLFRPVVESA; the protein is encoded by the coding sequence ATGCGCATCATCGGCGGGACGTTTCGGGGGCACCGGCTCCGCGCGCCGAAAGGTCCGACGCGGCCGACGACGGACCGCACGCGCGAGGCCATCTTCAACCTCCTCCAGAGCCGGGTCGCGCTGCACGATGTCCGCGTGCTCGACCTCTTCGCCGGGAGCGGGGCGCTGGGGCTTGAAGCCCTGAGCCGGGGCGCGGCCTCGGCCACGTTCGTCGAGCAGGGCGGCGCGGCGCTCGGCACGATCCGGCAGAACGCCGACGCGCTCGGCGTCGCCGCGCGCTGCTCGCTCCACCGCGCCGACGCCCTCCGCTTCCTGGCGGTGGAGCCTGCCATGCGGTACGACCTCGTCCTCGCCGACCCGCCGTACGACCTCGACGCGCTGGAGCGTTTGCCGGACCTCATCCTCCCGCACGTCGCCGCCGAAGGCCTCCTCGTCCTCGAGCACGGAGACAACGTCGGCTTCGATGCGCACCCGGCGCTGGAGATGAGCCGGGCGTACGGGCAGACCGTCGTGAGCCTCTTTCGTCCCGTCGTGGAATCGGCGTGA
- a CDS encoding 4-phosphoerythronate dehydrogenase, which produces MPFRIIADANIPHAEEVFGRIGRVTLLPGQQIDSRAVTEADALLVRSVTRVDETLLHGSPVRFVGSATIGTDHVDHAYLKERGIAFAHAPGSNAQSVVEYVCAALLAVYTESDSALRDRTVGVVGCGHIGGRLAARLPALGVRVLRCDPPLAEAAEAAGRAHDFVPMRTVLAEADVVTLHTPLTRLGPHSTHHLIGLDELAAMRSGAFLFNASRGAVVDNAALRDALEADAIGGAVLDVWENEPTPDDALLRSTEIATPHIAGYSFDGKVRGTAMLYDALTDWLGAPPTWDADVVLAADGPVALRPPDPGLGETAWLDAVARQAYDLRADDARMRAFLDQPAEERGAYFHRLRKTYPKRRAWEHHTIAASDVPAAYRTAVAEGLCFTLA; this is translated from the coding sequence GTGCCCTTTCGCATTATCGCCGACGCTAACATCCCGCACGCCGAGGAGGTCTTCGGGCGGATCGGCCGCGTGACCCTCCTCCCAGGCCAGCAGATCGATTCGCGGGCGGTCACCGAGGCGGACGCGCTGCTCGTGCGAAGCGTCACGCGCGTCGACGAAACCTTGCTGCACGGCAGTCCGGTCCGCTTCGTCGGGAGCGCGACGATCGGGACCGACCACGTCGATCACGCCTACCTGAAGGAGCGCGGAATCGCGTTCGCGCACGCCCCCGGCTCGAACGCGCAGTCGGTCGTGGAGTATGTGTGCGCGGCGTTGCTGGCGGTGTATACCGAGAGCGACAGCGCGCTGCGCGATAGGACAGTCGGCGTCGTCGGGTGTGGACACATCGGGGGGCGGCTCGCGGCCCGGCTGCCGGCCCTCGGCGTCCGCGTGCTCCGGTGCGACCCGCCCCTCGCCGAAGCGGCAGAGGCGGCGGGGCGGGCGCACGACTTCGTGCCGATGCGCACCGTGCTCGCGGAGGCGGACGTGGTGACGCTACACACGCCGCTCACGCGGTTGGGTCCGCACTCGACGCATCATCTCATCGGGCTGGACGAGCTGGCCGCGATGCGGTCGGGCGCGTTCCTCTTCAACGCCTCGCGCGGGGCCGTCGTAGACAACGCCGCGCTGCGCGACGCGCTCGAAGCCGACGCCATCGGTGGAGCGGTGCTCGACGTGTGGGAGAACGAGCCGACGCCCGACGACGCGCTCCTCCGTTCTACCGAGATTGCCACGCCGCACATCGCGGGCTACTCGTTCGACGGGAAAGTGCGCGGCACGGCGATGCTCTACGATGCCCTCACCGACTGGCTCGGCGCGCCGCCGACGTGGGATGCCGACGTGGTGCTCGCCGCCGATGGCCCGGTCGCGCTTCGCCCTCCCGACCCCGGCCTCGGGGAGACGGCGTGGCTCGACGCGGTCGCCCGGCAGGCCTATGACCTCCGCGCCGACGACGCCCGGATGCGCGCCTTCCTCGACCAACCGGCCGAAGAGCGGGGCGCATATTTCCACCGTCTCCGCAAGACCTATCCCAAGCGCCGCGCGTGGGAGCACCACACGATCGCCGCGAGCGACGTGCCGGCGGCGTACCGGACCGCCGTCGCAGAAGGGCTCTGTTTTACGCTCGCATGA
- a CDS encoding pyridoxine 5'-phosphate synthase, translating into MHAAKTALSVNLNKVALLRNARDLDVPSVERAARTCLDAGADGLTVHPRPDRRHIRPSDVVALAELLADTDAEFNIEGNPFAGAESGYPGFVELVARASDAGGVAQCTLVPDAPGQRTSDHGWDLGRDGDRLRPLVERLKGYGCRISLFMDADADAMAAAAAVGADRIELYTEPYAQAFADGDASASLARFAAAAEAAHAAGLGVNAGHDLSLDNLGPFVAAVPHVLEVSIGHALTADALWLGLDAAVRAYQRVLRDVAVAA; encoded by the coding sequence ATGCACGCCGCCAAAACAGCGCTGAGCGTCAACCTGAATAAGGTGGCGCTCCTCCGCAACGCCCGCGACCTCGACGTGCCGAGCGTGGAGCGCGCCGCCCGCACCTGCCTCGACGCGGGCGCCGACGGGCTGACGGTGCACCCGCGTCCGGACCGCCGCCACATCCGTCCGTCCGATGTCGTCGCGTTGGCCGAACTCCTCGCGGACACCGACGCCGAGTTCAACATTGAGGGCAACCCGTTCGCCGGGGCAGAGAGCGGGTATCCGGGCTTCGTCGAACTCGTGGCTCGCGCGAGCGACGCCGGCGGTGTGGCGCAGTGCACGCTCGTTCCGGACGCGCCCGGCCAGCGGACCTCGGACCACGGGTGGGACCTCGGCCGCGACGGCGACCGCCTCCGCCCGCTCGTCGAGCGGCTCAAAGGCTACGGCTGCCGCATCAGCCTCTTCATGGACGCCGACGCCGACGCGATGGCCGCTGCCGCTGCCGTCGGAGCCGACCGCATCGAACTCTACACCGAGCCCTACGCCCAAGCCTTCGCGGACGGCGACGCCTCGGCCTCGCTCGCGCGGTTCGCCGCCGCCGCCGAGGCCGCCCACGCAGCCGGGCTCGGCGTCAACGCCGGGCACGACCTCAGCCTCGACAACCTCGGCCCGTTCGTCGCCGCCGTCCCGCACGTGCTCGAAGTGTCGATTGGCCACGCCCTCACGGCCGACGCCCTCTGGCTCGGGCTCGACGCCGCCGTTCGCGCGTACCAGCGCGTCCTCCGCGACGTCGCCGTCGCCGCCTGA